The Macrobrachium nipponense isolate FS-2020 chromosome 8, ASM1510439v2, whole genome shotgun sequence nucleotide sequence acgctaatatgatgatacatataatacaattataatgctttagtcggacagaatccgatcttcattctgttcgattacattcatattaattatcctcagatcggattctcgttcgttttcaattacacctgtactgaattatccgaagtcagaatgccttgagcctacagcgttagccaatataaaataACTATCAATATGTTGTACTgtgaatactttaggctaggctactgaatatgcatacgatatatcatcgtgaacactaggctaactgtagttaattttattcgatttctttccatactgaatatcgtaagtcaatatgcattgaacggagaatagttgatattaacaattatcgtatcgtataagtagaggaaagtaaccttaaagacgaaggagcatatctgaaagaccaaccatggcctaaaagcttctgatgcaaggaactcgaagcaggaaaaagcctaaagatgctctaaggacactgtgcctctataaactactacttttaatagaaaaccgacccgaagaagcctgcaattctctttctaaactaaacactatgtagcctattatccctactcgtctatatctgacctaagtttttatcatcctgagaacttacacatcgagggaaggggaatctgctgccaacactgcctgctccgtgccaggggggacggcggatcctgccctgtgggcttgcggatccccataacccccagcaccggttagggctggttctggaacaggcaggggagctggaaaagaacgattagtaatttcagtatccctattgctcgatctatcctcacttaatcttgacataaaatcggtaacagagatgtcatactcgatgtcagcctactctcaagtctcttaaagagcactgtctctaagtctttatcttgatctacgttagtctcttcctgcctacacttacttcttaatacaagacctttcctacgtttgagataccctaacatctggtccaaagaccactcctgacattccaaacatctggtctttacattatattgaacaggccaacaatttacgcataaggaatgactatcgtgtcatagggtactcatccttttcttgtaTTGTTGGCagagacgatacgttgttgaacttccgctcgtcgttttctgtgatgtcgtggccgagaatgcagtagccgttgtcgtagcttgtgttgtttcttcctttgcagaatcaatgtctgatgacaaggtattaagagcaatccaacagtaatccaaagggatgcgtaattcgtcaccaaaatcaatcaaatcaaaggtgcaaatgaaggccgggcaagaccaaaaaggagttcgctgtggatacatctgtactccaccgcgaacgataagtgattgacgtgagagggcaggtgtgaccggcccgtgaggcagggctatcagcggtgggctggtaactaggtaacgagggtgtttgccaggagattggcaacactgatcgtttattttaaccaaagatttggtaaatttttaataaatgatggttcgggctggtaagtgaccagggcttattcaggtgttcagggggtgtattgcaatatgccaAAGAAATTAACTTCATTTGGTCAACAACCAACCTCATAGTGCTAATAAAATATCACTGTGCTACATGTCTGGATTTAAAAAACTTGATAAAGTAAGAGAGATATTGGCTTACCAAAACATATAGTTGTACATGCTATATTTCTAGTCCACATTTTTCTCAACCCATCAGGTAAGCCAATAGATTAGTAAGTCAGTGATTATGAATAAATTGTGgagaaaatgttaataataatgctCTTCTAAAATGAGTCACCTTATGTTAGATTTGAAATACATAAACCTAATACCTTATATATTGAAACCAATCATGCAAATTATAAAGTTGTTAGTAGTTATCAGTGATTGATGGCTTTTATTTGCAACAAGCCTATCAAGTACAAATCAGATTTATTTCCTTAATATAGTAAACATTTTTGTTCCATACTGGCTGCAAAATGCCAGTGTAGCATCTAAGACTCTTGtgaaaaaatttatcaaatagaACAAATATAATATCAAAAGTGTTGTTTCTCACTTTTTCAAAAGTTTCACTAACATTACGAGAACACAGTAAGCATGTACAACGCTGGTAGTAGTCACAACAACTACATACACATACCATAATAACGTAACCAAGCTATTGAAAGGACGCATACAGTAATGCTATTTACATGTAGCTGTAACATATGAGAATAACAAAACACCTTCACTGAAAAATTAATCCATCTAcagcaaaaataacaaaacaaatgaTTATGAAGATTCAAGATTTTAGGTCAAATACTTGAGGGAGCAATGGTTGCATTTCTTGTATATTTATGACCTATAAAGGTGTtcatgaaataattattttaattgaataaaaatacacaatGGTTTTATAATTgaatagaaaatgcaaaacagaataaacagtaaaaatgaCTATGATTAGCCTACCTTAACTGACATGTTCTATGTACATATACTGTATTGTCAATACCACAAAGAGCTATTAGTAACTTTTCTATTTCTTAGTGTTTTGGATAAGCTTTAAATTAAGAGCCTTAAATCTGAGATAACATATCAATAGTAATTTACCACTCACTTAAAATGCAATAATATTCAGTTTCACAGTTGAAATCCTTACCTGGCATAACATATCCatgtttttctttagtttgggTTTGCCACTGCAGGAAGAAATATCCCCTTCTGGTACTTGGGTGTTAGGTGTTTCAAACTGGCTCAACACCTTGTCAGTGAGATGATGCTCCTCAGTAAAATAATTACTGTGTGACGAGTTTGTAATCTCCTCAGATATTGGTTCATCCTCCTCAATccagaatttttccttcagtAATGTATCTCGACTTGATTTAGATACTGAAATTCAAATATGTATAACCTCAGAAAATTACTTTCCCTGGAAAATCCAGGGGTGGGAAAAAGACTGTTCAAATCCATCAAACAACAAAAAATGAGATACTGAGTATCCATCATAAAcagttaataataaataaagaaaatatgaagaatatTATAAACTTTATTCAATCTATTCCCTGATGACTGAGACTTAAACAACAACTTTGAAGTTTAAAGTGATCTGGTCTTATTTCCCTCTATTAAACCATAGGGATGTACCATTTACAGCATGACTTGCACAGATGTGATAGAGGGTATTAAAGTTCTTCACAGTCTCTTTACCACCTTGttgtttaccttttaacttttttactattatttttacttcttgttgaagaaaatataaatactcaATTTAAGATTTATCTCTTAAATACTTACCACTCTCGATTATATAGCTTCTACTTCTGCACCAGCGGTAGttcaacatataaaaaaataaaaaacgagacaCTTGGTTTCCTATGAATATCTGTCTCCTATCCATCTACTTCCCCCAAGCCACCAACTGCAAGGAACCGATAGGTACAAACACTTGTAGCCGGTCAGTCTACGTATTTTGGTCCACTTTGAATGTAGCGAGGTTGGGAGGGCAATTTATATAACGGATATTCCCACATTTGAAAAAGGTGGGCAAAGTGGAAATCAGCCAATCCTTAAAAGGTTACTTAGTGACACATTTTGTACAAAACAAGTGTTCGCTTTAATTAGTGAATTCAATACACAGGTTATCAATGCCACCTTAGGAGGATTGTCATTCAGTTACAAGATCCTCATCATGAATATAGCCGAGATCTCCTTTGGAGGATGACCCCTTCAGCAAAAGATGGATTGGGTTACTGTGCCAAAACCCTGCAGAGCCACAATGGATAACTAACaagtacatatgtacaaaaaGGTAAGGTACTTCTAATACTCAACCCTGAGCACCTCCCAGCTTCCCAAAAACCACAACCAGGTTTAAAAGGCAGTAAAACAAAAAAGGCTACGTATCAATTCAGGACATAATATCCCCTGCACAAATGAGATGAGTTAATGCTCTGTAATAATCTTATTTAATTCCCACACCAGGAAGATAATCCAAAGCAAATACAACATTACTATGACACTGAGTGACTTCAGTATCTTAACCaaggataagttttttttttaaatataccaaatttgtaactcatttgtatttttcataactaacaaaccttcggtcttaacattaggatttactagcgccaagctggaaaccggtagaattaaaatgacacttgtgagatccagggactattggcatctataccaggtcacggggcatgtatacccagaatgcccacggctacctgtgacccaccagttattttcctaccgcctttaagataagacgtgttactgtctatctgatttaaagccggttttcacATGTCCAGTGGCTTACCTTCCATTAAGGATAGAAATTAGCATGAAATCATTAACCAGGGACCTAATGAAAAGGACATTACATTCCTGCTCTTTGGAAGCTCCAGTTTCCAGATCACTAAACACAGAACATTTACAACAGTTTAATCCAGGCAAGGAAAAGATACTGTTGTAGTTAAGGGTGTAGCCCAAACCTGTACTTATCCCAAACTAAGGGAAAGATAACTGCTTTGTTTTTAGCAAAGCCTACCTTATCTGACTAAGattgtggatctctctctctttagctgtGTCTATGGGTACTGTAAAGTTTCCATAGAAACTTTTTTACAAGGAGCTTGTTCTAAATGgttcaaaggtaaaaaaaaaaataaaaacttaagaactGCATACAGAGTCCCAAGTAAAGTACAGAGCTGAGGCACACAAGCTATAAGCATGCATGCAAGAGGCATACAAGCCATACGGACATGCGATAGGCACACAAGCCATGGGTGCACACGCAATGGTTGAGCAAGCCATAGGTACACAAATACATAATTGCTCACAAGTTATGGACAAGAACAAGTCAGGCATGCATGTGATAGGCATACAACCAATAGGCACGCAAGCGATAGGCATATGGGTAACCGAAAGACATGCATGTGCAAGAATGTGGGATTGTGGCAAAATGCGCAAATTTGTGCTAGACATATGCTACTGGTGCATCAAAACAGTGAGGCTGAAAAAAATCCGCAGCACACGGGAAAACCGAAGGCAACCTCAGCTTctaactacagtggtacctcgacatatgaaaggctcaacttatgaaaaactcgagatacgaaagcaaatacgaaaaattttacggctctacgtacgaaaattgctcaagttacgaaaggttgttgctgtaaagtcccgagattcgcccggaccaccgagaacaattttaaaactcgcacgccgccaactgagtaaactcgccaccatcctcccgctctcccattggttcctgatgctagtcaccccataaggtcctgctctcctattggtcagcatctaccccttgtgctgtatgtattctattggtaaaaggatgttgtaaattgaaaaacttattcatgcaatacatttaattaaaaaaaacattgggtaaagacagaataaagaataggaatggttattatactgtttggtcgtttcattagttgaagagagataatgaaaatttatggcttgctgtgtactaggaaaagcgattgcttggcgatcgttcgatactcgtaagtgctggatgtaaacagaagtttggaagctttttttgttttgtttattatagtaaatggttacttaataattatttgaaatgagtacgtacatgcaatacatttaataaaaaaaattgtgaattagatatatcataaaatataaaataaatcagaccgctatcatcgaagccaacaaatacgtattttttagaattcttctgttttaatattacgttacgtatgttttattatagctgtcagtaactcggtatctccattaggtaaagatagaataaagaatagaaatgaatggttattatactgtttggtagtttcatttgttgaagagagatactaatgaaaatttatggcttactgtgtcctaggaaaagtgattgcttggcgttcgttcggtactcgtaagagctgaatgtaaacaaacaattggaaggttttttgtttgtttgtttgtgtattatagttaatgattaataaatagttatttgaaatgagtacctactgattatttatacattttattggcatattctaagcttttagcttcttaggtgtagatgtcagaatcatagactaggctacagtagcaacagctaacataggctaggcttattgctaagagacatatgctaaagtcctaatatatgcagtaaaaatggggttgaacattacatgcagttgaatattactcaagtatgtagagtattttgcctttttggagtcatatttcttccgtcggatcggcgtcttAACCCTAGAatatgtgttgtaggcctggaaatataatttaatggggtgtttttgtagggcttggaacggattaggcattttacatgtaaaatgcggttcaagatacgaaaaactcatgatacgaaggccgcctcggaacggattaatttcgtatctcaaggtaccactgtagagCCTAACTGATCAAAGCAAAAGGTAAGTTTACTCAATAAGACCGCTTTAACTCACTTAAATACTACCAAGCCAAGCCAATACAGtaaaattagagagaaaaaacatTGGAAGACTCCTCCTCTTCTTACCGGAGCGATCCTATCGGAGAACAAATCCTGGTGCTAGAACTGGCGCCACTAATGCCCAACCTGGTGCCCCACCAGACCGAACAGAGGAAGGGGACAACAGGCACATATCTGCATTGCTTTCTGACATGTCCCAGTTCCCTGTCACTCCATGCCCCAAGGGAGTAAGACAGGATGTGCCAAGGACAAGGCAAGAAAAAGGGGGGCAATGACCCTTCCTCCAACATGGGAAGCAACCCAAACTTACCGAAACTTACAGAGAGCAGTgcagaaaataaaagaacaaaccaacagaaaaccaattTCATTTGACGAACTCCTACTGAAGCCAGCGACAGAAGTAGGCTGACCAGCTACAAGTGTTTGTACCTATTGATCCCCTGGTAAAAGGTGGGGAAGACGATGGATAGAGACAgtgctctcattttttttttcaatctgtcgAACTACCGCTGACCCTGAAGTAAAAGCTATATAATGAAGAGGTAAGgttcatctaaaaaaaattatttggaagcCTAAGAGTCTATAAATCAAACTTATTGGTCTTAAGCTACATTAGAGTAATAAGTTCCTTCACAGTTACAACAGTTTACAAATGCTTGATTCTGAAAGATCTTTTGTTTTAACATTCAGCAAATACAagcaagtaaaattttatttttgcattaaaaaaattatcattcacTCTTTCAACAAGACAATTACATGTTAACTTACCTGAATGATTAAGAATATCTTTTGCTAGCTCCTTCCTCTTCATATACACTTTATTTTGCTCCTGATGAGGTATAAACCATAACTTTTCAGCTTTCTCGATTAAGTCATGTACCTTGGAATTTTCACCATTACCACCTTTCCAACTGTCTATGTTTGAATCCAACCCAAAGGTGTGGTGCTCAGGCAAGTCTTGCTGATCAGTTGTTTTATAAGGTCGATTTCCATGAGATTCTTGCTCCTTATAATATGTGGCACTTGCGAAGGAAGTTGAATATGAGGCACTCTGTGTGTTACTGTGACCCTGAGAAGTACTTGCACTTGGAAGATTAAACTGATTTTCCATAGGTGGTGGGGCAGCTGGTAAAGGTAACATGGGAGGAGTGTTTGGAAAAAAACTTCCAGTGTGTTCTAAAGGACTATAGTCTTGGGAGTCATTACATATATCTGGAGTAAATGAATAATTCAGATGATGAGTTCCAGGTGTTGTTTGCGTATCTGATACATAACGTAATGGTGGAAGGGGCAAAGTTGAAGATGTGGATGTGGGATATGCCGGGGGAGCTCCCATGTTGCTTTTGTGATCTACTAAAATATTTGGAAGATTCTGTCCATCATATCTAGAAGTATGATGATATAAAGAATAATCCTCTGGAGTTGAAGGCTGCTGGGAATGTAAATGGTTATGGGAGCTTGATGATGAATGACTAGCTGCTGAAAAAGACAGTGCATTTTGAAAATGTGCCTCGTATGATGGAGGACTTAAAGACCTTTCTGCAGATAAATCAACAGAACTAAATTTGTCACCATCACAAGGATGTTGCTCTGGAGTTAAACTTTTACCCACCACTACATGCTGTGATTCTGTACTTGAATGGTGGTCAGAACTATCAGCATACATGTTAGCATTTGTGGATGCATACTGAGATGAGGATGACATATGTGGAAATGAATATGGAGGAAGAAGTGGTGACTGACAATCCTTTTCATAGTCACTGCCAGCTTGCCGTGAAATAACTGGTGTACTGTTAGGTGACTGACAATAGCCAGGCTGATGTGGTGAGTCACTGTATCCTTGGGGATTTGGAAAATGGTGCCGTAAAGACTGAGGATTCTGTAAGCTAACCCCAGAATGTGGTGTTGAAACTGAAGGGGTCACTGCCTGTGGGGAAGGATATATTGGTTGGTGTGAATGggaatatgatgatgatggttgTGGAGGACTATAAAAGTTTTGCTGTGGAGACTGTGTGTATATAGATGCTTGTGGAGAAACATCATAGAGAGAGGAGTGTGACGGTGCAGTATATGAGCTGGGCTGAGGTGAATGAATGTTGCTGTATGAGTTCATTTGTGGAGACTGACTGAATGGAGCTACTGGAGTTAAGGAACTAGAGTAAGGTGAAGCCTGTTGAGAGGCTACATGATATGAACCTTGTGATGAATATGACAAAGGAGTTGCACTTGGTGAAACAGGGTATGATGTTGATTTAGTAACATATGTATGAGAACACTCCTGTATTGACTGACTGCAAGACTGGGAAGTTGAACTGTCAGACATCAATGGGACAGATGACAAAAGAGGAGGTCCCATATCTTCTCCACTGGTGCTAAGCTTTCTTACTGCATTTTGCATCTCACTATGGGGAGAAGGTGAAGACAGCTGGACATGAGTATTTGTTGAAGTAGTAAAACCAGTGACAGAGCTATGTGGTTGAATGTTTTGAGAATGAGTCGATGCAAGGGACTGTGAATAGACAGATGAAGTGCAATAATTTCCTGAGTAAGAGGAAGGCAGATGAGCTGATGAAAGTGGTGTCTGATACTTTACTGAATGAGGTGAAGAATATGAGGGGGGATCCAATGTTGGAGTGACAGACCTCGAAAAACTGGAACTAACAGAGGCTGGTTTAAATGGAGACAGGGAACACTCAGATGTTTTAACATAGGAACAACATTTAGAAGAATCAGTAGGAGAATGACTCCCATTCTCAATAGTATAACTTTGAGACAAAGTACTTGAGTGATTAGAAACAGAATTTGAAGTATAAACAGAACACTCCAATTTTGTAGAGCCTGTATATGATTTTGAAGGCACTGGTGGGTTGCATGTTTGATAATTATCTGGTTCAAAAAAGTTAGTAAACTGAGGTGGGGTGGAAGGATCTCTTTCTTTCACAGTTTGCTGGGTCTTTAACGAGGGAGAACTTTCACTAGAGAGCTTATTTATAAAACACACTTTTTCTTCATCAGTCTGTTTAACTTTGACTTCAGAAGGTGCACTGGAATGTTCACTTAATAAACTAGGGTAAGGTGGAGGTGGATGGTGAGGAATATCTTGCTCTGAAGGGTAAAGCTCATTAGGCTGTAATACAATGCCCTTTGAGGGTCTTTGTGTACTCTGAAAGGAGCCAGTTTTTTCATCAagacaaatatcatgaaaactaCTACTGGTATCTTCTGTTCCAGTACCATCCACAATCCTGTAACAGGAACTGTCTCTTTTGCCTCTTATTTTCCTATCACCTTTAGCAGgtgctttccttttccttctcttaaCATCTGTTACAATACCACTAGTATCACTTCCATTTTTTGGATTTATACTCTTTTTCTCACATATTTTCCGCTGAACATTATTACCACTAACAacataatttgcatttttttgtaaaataattttacacTTTTTGTCACTACCAGTTTTTAAAGCATCTTTGGGAATTAATGAAGATGATTGTGAGATTACGGGCGATGGTGTGCTAGACAAGAAAGTAGGTGCCGGAGGACTAATTATTATCAAAGTCTGTGCATCTACTTGAGAGCCTTTGGGAAGGATATTTTTCACATTTGATCTCTTCAGTCCCATCCCTTCCTTTACCCTCTCTTTCAGAAAACTAGTCCTTGCTTGATCTGACTTTCCACTTGGCAGTGTCTGCTGTGCTCCACAAATCTGAAATAAGTACAGTACCAAATAAACTTCATGAACTATCCATCACATTTCCTTAACCTTAAATGGCTATTAACTATAGGCAAAAATAAACCAAGATAAAAATACATGAAGAGCAacagatatttaaataaaaatatacatcaacTTCTTAACTATCTGTATACAGTATGTTAAAAGAAACTGTTGAGTCTGGAGACACTCCAAATCATGACTGTAGGCATAGACTATATGACTGATGGGGTGTGATGAATAAA carries:
- the LOC135222950 gene encoding mucin-3B-like is translated as MKPILPKTVISGNGLSQVCSVLAAPGTTIILAPPIVRGGFGEHPQSIALPSSSIALQNLPQPTPVILPLATTKLTSCPTLVSKTICGAQQTLPSGKSDQARTSFLKERVKEGMGLKRSNVKNILPKGSQVDAQTLIIISPPAPTFLSSTPSPVISQSSSLIPKDALKTGSDKKCKIILQKNANYVVSGNNVQRKICEKKSINPKNGSDTSGIVTDVKRRKRKAPAKGDRKIRGKRDSSCYRIVDGTGTEDTSSSFHDICLDEKTGSFQSTQRPSKGIVLQPNELYPSEQDIPHHPPPPYPSLLSEHSSAPSEVKVKQTDEEKVCFINKLSSESSPSLKTQQTVKERDPSTPPQFTNFFEPDNYQTCNPPVPSKSYTGSTKLECSVYTSNSVSNHSSTLSQSYTIENGSHSPTDSSKCCSYVKTSECSLSPFKPASVSSSFSRSVTPTLDPPSYSSPHSVKYQTPLSSAHLPSSYSGNYCTSSVYSQSLASTHSQNIQPHSSVTGFTTSTNTHVQLSSPSPHSEMQNAVRKLSTSGEDMGPPLLSSVPLMSDSSTSQSCSQSIQECSHTYVTKSTSYPVSPSATPLSYSSQGSYHVASQQASPYSSSLTPVAPFSQSPQMNSYSNIHSPQPSSYTAPSHSSLYDVSPQASIYTQSPQQNFYSPPQPSSSYSHSHQPIYPSPQAVTPSVSTPHSGVSLQNPQSLRHHFPNPQGYSDSPHQPGYCQSPNSTPVISRQAGSDYEKDCQSPLLPPYSFPHMSSSSQYASTNANMYADSSDHHSSTESQHVVVGKSLTPEQHPCDGDKFSSVDLSAERSLSPPSYEAHFQNALSFSAASHSSSSSHNHLHSQQPSTPEDYSLYHHTSRYDGQNLPNILVDHKSNMGAPPAYPTSTSSTLPLPPLRYVSDTQTTPGTHHLNYSFTPDICNDSQDYSPLEHTGSFFPNTPPMLPLPAAPPPMENQFNLPSASTSQGHSNTQSASYSTSFASATYYKEQESHGNRPYKTTDQQDLPEHHTFGLDSNIDSWKGGNGENSKVHDLIEKAEKLWFIPHQEQNKVYMKRKELAKDILNHSVSKSSRDTLLKEKFWIEEDEPISEEITNSSHSNYFTEEHHLTDKVLSQFETPNTQVPEGDISSCSGKPKLKKNMDMLCQICGKMLKGRNSLKSHLKSHHNIQPHACPYCSKSFSSRSILVQHLWIHTGEKPYVCAVCDRPFRTRAGLTRHKSMHSDARPFECSMCTKAFKTKIVLQQHLKLHLTGLFTCPVCNKTFERHKSYVIHKASHHHNTKRYHCTHCLKGYRFLSLLNHHMQIHVNVRKHVCSICSKGFVWRSGLAAHMKTHSASRPKCDICGARFLSEKRLETHYRRHSNKKPHCCDECGHSFAHAYRLAAHKVVHQRNKELPCSKCSLVFSSMKKLKKHLATHKKDGVIVNQPDPVTS